The segment ATCGACGGCTTCGAGCCGACGCCGCTCGGGCGGGTCGTGTGCGAGCACTTCCTGACGCCCGGCGACGCCTTCGCGATTCTGGACGGGATTCGCAAGGAGAAGCACCCGTACCAGGTCGTCGCCGACCTGGAGCTGCGCGAGACGGAGCTGTGAGGTTGCGTTTCTGTTGACCGACACGTTCCCGTGAGTGCTGTTGCTGGTGACTCGAACAGCCAGAAAGCCCCGCTTGTCCGGGGATAGCACGCCGACTCCAACAACCTGAAAGCCCCGACGTGCTCGTCGGCTGCGACTCGCTGCGGTCCTCGCTCCGCTGCGGTCCTAGTCTCGTCTCGCTCGACGAGCACGTCGCCCCTTTCAGTCCCGCCCACAGCGACCGCACCGCCCCTCAATCCTCCCCAGCCGACTCCGGTGCTCGCTGGCGCTGCGCTCCTCGTCCCTCGCGCGGATGGCTCGCGGCCTCGCTACGCTCGGCACGCTCCCCAGCCGCGCGCCACCCGGCTGGCGGGGCGATGCCGTCGACGAAGGTTTACGTATATTGTAAACTTTCGGCGTCTCGACGCCGGATTCGCGACCGCAGACGTAACCCCCATGCCGTCGCGCCACCTAACCAAATCAGAACCGATGGACGCGCAGACGGTCCGCGAGCACGCGACCGACCTCCCGACGGAGCCGGGGGTCTACCAGTTCTTCGAGGGCGACACGGTGCTGTACGTCGGGAAGGCGGTGGATCTGCGCTCGCGCGTCCGGTCGTACGCGGACCCGCGGTCGGCTCGCATCGCGGGGATGGTCGAGCGGGCGGACGACCTCGACGTGGCGGTCACCGACACGGAGACGCAGGCGCTGCTGCTGGAGGCGAACCTCATCAAGCGCCACCAGCCGCGGTACAACGTGCGGCTGAAGGACGACAAGTCGTATCCCCTCGTCCAGCTGACCGACCACGAGTTCCCCCGCATCGAGGTGACCCGTGACCCGAACGAGGGCGCGACCGTCTTCGGCCCGTACACGAGCATGGGCACCGTCGAGACGGTCGTGAAGGCGCTCCGGGAGACGTTCGGCGTGCGGGGCTGCTCGGACCACAAGTTCGCGGGACGCGAGCGACCCTGCCTCGACCACGAGATGGGGCTCTGTACCGCGCCGTGCACCGACGAGATCTCCCGGGAGGACTACATCGCGGACGTCGACGCCGTCACGCAGTTCTTCGCCGGGGAGACGGGCGTGCTGGCCGACCCGCTCCGCCGGGAGATGGAGCAGGCCGCCGAGTCGCAGTCGTTCGAGCGCGCGGCGAACCTGCGGGACCGGCTCGAAGTCGTGGCGTCGTTCCACGGCAGCGGCGGCGAGGCGGTCAGCGGCCGTGACGAGTACGAACGGTCGGTCGACGTGCTCGGAGTGGCGTTGCGGGGCGACGATGCGACGGTCGCCAGGCTCCACGCGGAGGGTGGCCAGCTGGTCGAACGGGACCGCCACGCCGTCGCCGCATCGGAGGGAACCGACCGCGAGTCGGGGGATGCGGTCCCGTCCGTCCTCGCGGCGTTCCTCGTGCAGTACTACGCGGAGCGGTCGCTGCCCGACGCGATCATCCTCCCCGAGCACCACGGCGACGAGGAGGTGGCGGCGTGGCTGGACGCGGCGGACGTTGCGGTCCGGGTACCGGGCGCGGGCCGGGAGGCGAAGCTGGTCGAACTGGCGCTGAAGAACGCCCGCCGGAACGTCGGTCGCCGCGACGAGTCGGCGGCGCTCGCCGACGAACTGGGACGTCCCCGAATCTCCCGAATCGAGGGGTTCGACGTGAGCCACGCCCAGGGGACGGCCGTCGTCGGCTCGAACGTCTGCTTCGTCGACGGGAGCGCCGAGAAGTCGGACTACCGCCGGAAGAAGCTCGACGAGACGAACGACGACTACGCGAACATGCGGGCCCTCGTCCGCTGGCGGGCCGAGCGCGCGCTGGCGGGGCGTGACGACCGCCCCGACCCCGACCTGCTGCTCATCGACGGCGGCGAGGGCCAGCTCGCGGCGGCCATGGATGCGCTCGAAGCGACGGGCTGGGACGTCCCATGCGTTGCGCTGGCGAAGGCCGAAGAGCTCGTGATTACGCCCGACCGCACGTTCGACTGGGACGACGACGCGCCACAGCTCCACCTGCTCCAGCGCGTCCGCGACGAGGCCCACCGCTTCGCCGTACAGTACCACCAGACGATCCGGGACGACGTGTCGACGGTGCTCGACGACGTGACCGGAGTCGGCCCCGAGACGCGGCGGCGGCTGCTCGGGCGGTTCGGGAGCGTCGAGAACGTCCGCGAGGCCAGTGTCGACGAGCTACTGGCCGTCGAGGGCGTCGGCGAGAAGACCGCAGAACAGCTGCGTCGGCGGCTCTAGAAGGCGTCGCCGGTGTGGGGTTCGCTGGTGCGGGGCCCCCCGGTTCCGGTCGTCGCGATGTCGCGGGCGACGGTGCCGAGGTAGTGGAAGATGCCAGCCTGCATGATGAACGCGAGCGGGAAGCCGACGAGCAGGAACATCAGCGGGAAGATGACGAGGAACGCGAGGAAGTTCACGACGGCGGCGACGACGAGCGCGACGAAGTAGTCGCTCGTGAACGCAATCTCGCGGACGGAGTCGAAGTCGAACGCCGCCATGAACTCCTCCTCGGTCGCGACGCCGACCAGTGCGGCGGGCATCAGGTAGTACGCGAGCATGAGCAGGAGGAACGCCAGTCCCCCGAGGAGGAGCATGACGATGAGTCCGATACCGCCGCCGGCGGCTGCGCCACCCTCACCGGCGGCACTCCCGGCCGCCGCGCCGAAGGAGAACACGAAGAAGCCGAGGAACAACACCCCGAACAGCAGCATCACCGGTATCAGGGTGTAGACGAGCGTCACGCCGAACATCAGCGCGCCGTCTTTCAGCAGCGACTCCCAGTCCTCGAACTCCGGCGGGTTCGGGTTGTTCCGGGCGCCGGCCCGCATCGACTGGAGGCTGTAGCCGTTCACGATCAGCTGCGGGAGCAGCGGGATGATGGCCGAGGCGAGCAGCAGGCCACCGCCGATGATGGCCCGCATCATCCCGTCCTCTCCCTTCGTCGGGAACTTCAGTGAGTCCACTACCATGGGTCGAAGTCCAGCGCGCAGCTGAAAAATGTTCGGACATCGATACGACGAATCGACCCTGACTGCGGTGAGAAGGCCCGTTCAGAACTCGGGGTCGGGCTCGGGTTCGATGGTACCGTCCTCGGGGTCGGAGAGCGCCTCGAACTCCCGTCGGAGGTCGCGGATGCGGTCGCGGATATCCGCGGCGAGTTCGAACTCCAGGTTGTTCGCGGCCTCCTGCATCCGGTCCTCGAGGCGCTGGATGCGCGCGGCGGCCGCCTCGGCGTCCTCGGGGGCTTCGTCGCTCGCCAGCCCACCGGTGTCGGTCTCCGCGCCGGGGAGGCTGGTCTCGCCGACCTCCTTCTCAATGGTCGTCGGCGTGAAGCCGTGCTCCTCGTTGTACTGCTGCTGGATGCGCCGTCGGCGCTGTGTCTCCTCGATGGCGGCGTCCATCGCGTCGCTGTGGTCGTCGGCGTACAGCACCACCTCGCCGTTGACGTTTCTTGCTGCCCGGCCCATCGTCTGGACGAGCATCGTCTCCGAGCGGAGGAAGCCCTCCTGGTCGGCGTCGAGGATGGCCACCAGACTGACCTCGGGGATATCCAGCCCCTCCCGTAGCAGGTTGATGCCGACGAGCACGTCGATGTCGCCGAGCCGGAGCGCGCGGACGAGTTCGTGGCGCTCCAGGGTGTCCGTCTCGTCGTGCATGTACGCCACGTCGACGCCCGACTCCTCCAGGAACTCGGTGAGGTCCTCGGCCATCCGCTTCGTGAGGGTCGTCACGAGCACGCGCTCGTCCTGCTCGACGCG is part of the Haloarchaeobius litoreus genome and harbors:
- a CDS encoding excinuclease ABC subunit C — encoded protein: MDAQTVREHATDLPTEPGVYQFFEGDTVLYVGKAVDLRSRVRSYADPRSARIAGMVERADDLDVAVTDTETQALLLEANLIKRHQPRYNVRLKDDKSYPLVQLTDHEFPRIEVTRDPNEGATVFGPYTSMGTVETVVKALRETFGVRGCSDHKFAGRERPCLDHEMGLCTAPCTDEISREDYIADVDAVTQFFAGETGVLADPLRREMEQAAESQSFERAANLRDRLEVVASFHGSGGEAVSGRDEYERSVDVLGVALRGDDATVARLHAEGGQLVERDRHAVAASEGTDRESGDAVPSVLAAFLVQYYAERSLPDAIILPEHHGDEEVAAWLDAADVAVRVPGAGREAKLVELALKNARRNVGRRDESAALADELGRPRISRIEGFDVSHAQGTAVVGSNVCFVDGSAEKSDYRRKKLDETNDDYANMRALVRWRAERALAGRDDRPDPDLLLIDGGEGQLAAAMDALEATGWDVPCVALAKAEELVITPDRTFDWDDDAPQLHLLQRVRDEAHRFAVQYHQTIRDDVSTVLDDVTGVGPETRRRLLGRFGSVENVREASVDELLAVEGVGEKTAEQLRRRL
- a CDS encoding DUF4013 domain-containing protein encodes the protein MVVDSLKFPTKGEDGMMRAIIGGGLLLASAIIPLLPQLIVNGYSLQSMRAGARNNPNPPEFEDWESLLKDGALMFGVTLVYTLIPVMLLFGVLFLGFFVFSFGAAAGSAAGEGGAAAGGGIGLIVMLLLGGLAFLLLMLAYYLMPAALVGVATEEEFMAAFDFDSVREIAFTSDYFVALVVAAVVNFLAFLVIFPLMFLLVGFPLAFIMQAGIFHYLGTVARDIATTGTGGPRTSEPHTGDAF